A genome region from Sphaeramia orbicularis chromosome 19, fSphaOr1.1, whole genome shotgun sequence includes the following:
- the LOC115410345 gene encoding E3 ubiquitin-protein ligase TRIM39-like: MAAAGRVRSEDQFLCSICLDVFTDPVTIPCGHNFCKSCITEHWDNNEIYQCPMCKKAFDPRPELNANTFISEMVAQFRLEAQHEPNISSSDQQAAKPGEVPCDVCTEPKLKALKSCLVCLTSYCQTHLEPHLTCSALRRHKLIHPVENLENRMCRKHDKPLELFCKTDHTCICHHCTYSDHKSHDVTPLKEEHEEQKAELKKTDTEIKQMIQERRLRIQEIQRSVELSKNAADRKTAEGVEVFTALMESVQRSLDQFKEEIQEKHRTTEKQAEDFIKELEQEICELEKRSTEVKQLLGSEDHLHFVQRFTCVKAAPSMKTWTEVSVCPPSYEGTVVRAVSELEDKLTEDMKKVVKAELKRVQQYEVDLTLDPDTAHPELILSDDGKQVHDGGVKKNLPDKPQRFTGCHCILAKQSFSSGRFYFEVQVKGKTKWDLGVARESSNRTGVITECPQNGYWTIWLRNGNEYKALAGPAVLLSVKSGPQKVGVFVDYEEGLVSFYDVGSSVLIYSFTGCCFNDKLLPYFSPCTNAAGTNSAPLIITPVDTE, from the coding sequence ATGGCTGCTGCCGGCCGGGTGCGATCTGAAGATCAGTTcctgtgttccatctgtctggatgtcttcactgatccagtcacaataccatgtggacacaacttctgcaaatccTGCATCACTGAACACTGGGATAATAATGAAATCTACCAGTGTCCCATGTGTAAAAAAGCTTTTGACCCACGACCTGAGTTGAACGCCAACACGTTCATCTCAGAGATGGTGGCTCAGTTCAGACTTGAAGCTCAACATGAACCAAACATCTCCAGCTCAGACCAACAAGCTGCCAAACCAGGAGAAGTTCCCTGTGACGTCTGCACTGAACccaaactgaaggccctgaagtcctgcctggtgtgtctgACCTCCTACTGTCAGACTCATCTGGAACCTCATCTGACATGTTCAGCACTGAGAAGACATAAGCTGATCCaccctgtggagaacctggagaacaggatgtgtaggaaacatgacaaacctctggagctgttctgtaaaacCGACCACACATGTATCTGTCACCACTGCACCTACTCAGACCACAAAAGTCATGACGTTACTCCTCTGAaagaagaacatgaagaacagaAGGCAGAGCTGAAGAAGACAGACACTGAAATTAAACAGATGATCCAGGAGAGACGACTGAGGATCCAGGAGATCCAACGGTCAGTGGAGCTCAGTAAGAACGCTGCAGACAGAAAGACAGCAGAAGGTGTTGAAGTCTTCACTGCTCTGATGGAGTCTGTTCAGAGAAGTCTGGACCAGTTCAAAGAGGAGATCCAAGAAAAGCATAGAACCACCgagaaacaggctgaagacttcatcaaagagctggaacaggaaatctgtgagctggagaagagaagcactgaggtgaAGCAGCTCTTAGGTtctgaagaccacctccactttgtccagaggttcacatgtgtcaaagctgctccatccatgaagacctggacaGAGGTCAGCGTCTGTCCACCATCATATGAAGGGACTGTGGTGAGAGCTGTGTCTGAGCTGGAAGACAAACTCACAGAAGACATGAAGAAGGTGGTTAAAGCTGAGCTGAAGAGAGTCCAACAGTATGAGgtggatctgactctggatccagatacaGCACATCCTGAactcatcctgtctgatgatggaAAACAGGTTCATGATGGTGGTGTAAAGAAGAACCTTCCAGACAAACCACAGAGATTCACTGGTTGTCATTGCATCTTAGCGaagcagagtttctcttcaggcaggtttTACTTTGAGGTTCAGGTCAAAGGAAAGACTAAATGGGATTTAGGAGTGGCCAGAGAGTCCAGCAACAGGACAGGAGTGATCACAGAGTGTCCTCAGAACGGGTACTGGACCATCTGGTTGAGAAATGGAAATGAGTACAAAGCTCTTGCTGGTCctgctgtccttctgtctgtgaagTCTGGTCctcagaaggtgggggtgtttgtggattatgaggagggtctggtctccttttatgacgtaggttcttcagttctcatctactccttcactggctGCTGCTTCAATGATAAACTCCTCCCATACTTCAGTCCATGTACGAATGCTGCAGGTAcaaactctgctcctctgatcatcactcctgtcGACACTGAGTAA